The following proteins come from a genomic window of Miscanthus floridulus cultivar M001 chromosome 2, ASM1932011v1, whole genome shotgun sequence:
- the LOC136536144 gene encoding uncharacterized protein, whose translation MFGDHANFRLKVLTFEVVDFPGSYHAILGRPCYAKFMVIPNYTYLKLKMPGPNGIITIGSTFSHAYTCDREHYELATAIINSAELPELVNSVTPAVPDCNGPTSSSAFHPTEETKAVEIDPTDPTKTVWIETKLLAK comes from the coding sequence atgtttggtgaCCACGCCAATTTCCGCTTGAAAGTCCTAACCTTCGAGGTAGTGGACTTTccggggtcctaccacgccatcttggggcggccatgctacgccaagttcatggtgatccccaactacacctacctcaagctgaagatgccggggcCGAATGGCATCATCACCATAGGTAGTACCTTCTCGCATGCTTAcacgtgcgaccgtgagcattacgagctcgccactgccatcatcaactccgCCGAGCTCCCCGAGCTCGTGAATTCGGTGACTCCAGCAGTCCCTGACTGCAATGGGCCGACCTCCTCTAGTGCCTTCCATCCGactgaggaaaccaaggcggtggagatcgaccccactgacccgaccaagacggtgtggatcgagaccaagctcctggccaaatag